tcaggTACTGACAGACGAAGTAAaccgaaggtgccctagctcatTAGAACAAACCACGCacaaagacgacccaggtcaaccggccggaacagttGTAGTCAGACACTAAGAAGAAACTCCTTCTATCTTCCTATCTTCGAACGGAATTAAAGTCTCCAAATACACACCACACCTTATTGTTCTGACGCCGTCACTAATTTCTTCCCAAAGAATCTTTTTTTCCCTCAACGAATTAGGACTGTAGACATTAACTATCATAATCTGAACCACTCCACCGCCCTTCCACACCCCTTCAGTAGTAGAAAAATTGTTGCCTCTAAAGTAGTTGAGGAGTTGAAACCGACTATTTCTCGACATAGTAATGATCCCTCCTGCGTTATTACTAGCACCAACCTCAATCCAACCAATATTATTAGATCCCCACAACAGGAAACCATTCTCCTTACTAATCTCAGAACATTTAGTCTCTTGTAAGCAAATCATGTCTACCTGTTCTTTGCTAATCAAATCTCTAATATATTTTCGATTAATACTCCCTCCTAACCCCCTTACGTTCAGACTAACAATCTCCATCATCTGAAACATTGTTCTCCCTCCTAACAACCTTCTGCTTGCCATTGTCTCGATTTTGAAAATACTTTAACTTGCTGATAACAATTAAAGGAAAACCCAAGTTCCTGTTCTATGCTCCACATTCTAATAGCTTCTAAGTTTTCATTTTTCAACCAATTAAGACTAGAGCCATTTTTATCAGCACTGTCGACGCTTCGACTGAGAGGGACAATGGTCTCATGGCTAGCTTTAGCATCCAATTCCGGAAACAGGGTTCGAGAAACCTTCCCTATTACCAATTTTTCGTCAACTTGTGAACCTGTTCCTCCAAAGTTGACCAAAGGTGCACGGTTAAACGCGTAGCTTGCTTGTCTACCATCAACCTTATGGACACCATCGCTGTGTGATGAACTAAGAATCAAAACTGCGTTGCCGCTCCCACTTAAACTCCTCCGACCGTCCACCACCACGCCACTATTCTGCAAAACTGCTCCATCTTCCCTCCCATTCTGCAAAACCGCTCCATCTTCCCTCCCATTGACCGGCCCCGCACCCTCACAACCACTTTCGTCATCGCTCCATCCCGAACTACCAACACCAGCGGTGGCAACGACACCCAGCACTGAGGGCGACGTGGATAGAAGGTCACAACCTGCCGCTGCACACAAGTCCACGAATAAGACTCCGCCATTGGTTATTGCCACTCCGAAAACGCCTTTGGAAGATGACGAGAACCCACCGCTTTGATGAGCAAACCAGCCTCCATAGACCACCACTTGCCGCGTCGCCTTCTGACCTGCGACCTCCCCTGAGAAGACGCACATGGCAGCTTCCGCCGCCCCTGGTGATGTGCCAACCCTACTTGCGTCTCTTTCTTGGGCCAaaataggcccaacacaaattAGGTCATTAGACCACTCTTAAGCAATTAATGTGTCACTAAGACCCAACTGCCTTTTTCCACAACAACCTAATTGGGCCCCACTACCTTTAATGCTCTcctttaactttttaaataaaactgtTGCATTACCATAATAGGAAAAATTTGCCCCCAGGATGGACAATTTTACCCCACAATTATTAGAGTTGCATGCGGCTCCTACTCCACCTaaa
The sequence above is a segment of the Phaseolus vulgaris cultivar G19833 chromosome 2, P. vulgaris v2.0, whole genome shotgun sequence genome. Coding sequences within it:
- the LOC137809134 gene encoding uncharacterized protein; this encodes MEIVSLNVRGLGGSINRKYIRDLISKEQVDMICLQETKCSEISKENGFLLWGSNNIGWIEVGASNNAGGIITMSRNSRFQLLNYFRGNNFSTTEGVWKGGGVVQIMIVNVYSPNSLREKKILWEEISDGVRTIRCGVYLETLIPFEDRKIEGVSS